The genomic DNA ACGAAACGCAGTTAGTAGCCGTTACCAATAAGGGTTGTACCGATACCGCCAAGGCTATCATAAAAATACTTGAGCAATATACGTTCTATGCTCCTACTGCCTTTAGTCCCGATGGCGACCGCAACAACGACTTTTTCTATGTGGTAGCTCATGGTATTAAAGAAGAAGGCTTTTATTTAGAGGTTTACGATCGTTGGGGCGAGGTTATTTGGAGCACTAAGACCTACAGCAAGCTCGATGAGCGTAGCGAAAAATGGGACGGACGTGCTAAAAACCATGAAATTGTGCCAATCGGCACCTATACATGGAGGGCTGTGTTTAGAGATAGTTTTGATAAGTTACACGAAGAAACAGGTTCGGTTACAATTGTAAGATAAAATAATTTATAAGGCTGTAAGCATAAAAGCAAATCGTGTGCAAATTAAAAAAGGGCTTCAAACTAAAAAACGTCTGAAACCCTTTTTTATTGGTGGGAGCAATAGGATTCGAACCTATGACCCCCTGCTTGTAAGGCAGGTGCTCTGAACCAGCTGAGCTATGCTCCCAATTCTTAATTTGAGGATGCAAAGATATATGTAAAAAATAATATCTCCAAATTTTTCTTAAAAAAAAATATAAAATAAAATATGAACAATATAGTAAATAATTCAAAATTATATACTATATTTGTCAAAAATTCAATTCTTATGGTTATGAAAAAATCATTGATTTTAATTACTTTTAGCTTTTTAGCTGTGAGGCTATTGGCTCAAACTTATTATGTGGGTCATAAACAATTTAATTTTGTAGATCCTGCAAGAAGTAGAACTATTCAAACCGAGGTTTATTATCCGGCAACAAGTGCGGGTGATAATACACCTTTTGCCAGTGGTCAATTTCCGGTTTTAGTGTTTGGTCATGGTTTTGTAATGTCGTGGGACTCTTATCAATGGCTTTGGGATAGTTTAACAACCAAAGGTTATATTATGGTATTTCCTCGAACAGAAGGAAGTATTTCTCCAAGTCATGCTGAATTTGGTACGGATTTAAAGTTTTTGAATGATTATGTTTTGTCAGAAGGTTCTAATTCCTCATCGTTTTTTTATCAGCACATATTAGGAACGAGTGCTATTATGGGGCATTCGATGGGTAGAGGAAGTTCGTTTTTAGCTGCAGCCAACAATACTAATTTAACTACATTAGTAAATTTTGCTGCTGCCGAAACAAACCCAAGTGCAATTGCAGCTGCTGCCAATGTTACGGTTCCTGCTGTTGTATTTTATGGCGTAAACGATGGTGTTGCTCCTCCGGCAAATCATCAGATACCTATGTACAACGCTTTAGCATCATCGTGTAAAACTTTAATTGGAATTGTGGGAGGTGGACATTGTTATTTT from Bacteroidales bacterium includes the following:
- a CDS encoding gliding motility-associated C-terminal domain-containing protein; this encodes ETQLVAVTNKGCTDTAKAIIKILEQYTFYAPTAFSPDGDRNNDFFYVVAHGIKEEGFYLEVYDRWGEVIWSTKTYSKLDERSEKWDGRAKNHEIVPIGTYTWRAVFRDSFDKLHEETGSVTIVR